In Companilactobacillus allii, one genomic interval encodes:
- a CDS encoding ABC transporter substrate-binding protein: MSRLIKKMSIVLVGLLILLGLSLKSNISNVKATEDNSADNTKLVIGSTKTVSALPLYIAAQYRYFSQNDISVEMKTYDSTKDLNNAIGNGEVNLAVTDLVNYASLLKQQNDWKIGSTMPGYYGLVANKSIHNIKDIKGKKIAVNKNDGSKYYITKLLKKNHIKISKVKFVQIDSEKKRVSQLKSKKIDAAVLSDPSLSNAKTAGNKILNKGKLSNDNGNILIMSNDVSSKNVTDVNNLYHSIFSATKDFNKNQYPIATNTLIDFGATKKAREYLFGLDVTMKKSHKVKKTDFKKAFSYAKKQKLYNGKINYKKYQLSIKNIK, translated from the coding sequence ATGTCACGATTGATAAAGAAAATGAGCATAGTTCTTGTAGGATTGTTGATTTTACTAGGGTTGTCATTGAAGAGTAATATTTCAAATGTGAAGGCTACAGAGGATAACAGTGCTGACAATACAAAATTAGTCATAGGCTCAACAAAGACGGTATCAGCTTTGCCACTTTATATAGCAGCACAGTATAGATATTTCTCACAAAATGATATTTCTGTTGAGATGAAAACGTATGATTCGACAAAAGATTTGAATAATGCAATTGGTAATGGCGAAGTTAACTTAGCCGTCACTGATTTAGTAAATTACGCTTCCTTGTTGAAACAACAAAATGATTGGAAAATAGGTAGTACCATGCCTGGATATTATGGATTAGTTGCTAACAAATCTATTCATAATATAAAAGATATAAAAGGTAAAAAAATTGCAGTAAATAAAAATGATGGAAGTAAGTATTACATAACTAAACTTTTAAAGAAAAATCATATTAAGATTTCTAAAGTAAAGTTTGTTCAAATTGATTCAGAAAAAAAGAGAGTTTCACAATTAAAATCCAAAAAAATAGATGCTGCAGTGTTGTCTGATCCATCCCTTAGTAATGCCAAGACCGCTGGGAACAAGATATTGAATAAAGGGAAATTAAGTAATGATAATGGCAACATTTTAATTATGTCAAATGATGTCTCAAGTAAAAACGTAACGGATGTTAATAATCTTTATCATTCAATATTTTCAGCGACAAAAGATTTTAATAAAAATCAATACCCCATTGCGACTAATACATTAATTGATTTTGGAGCAACAAAGAAAGCCAGAGAATATTTATTTGGCTTAGATGTTACTATGAAGAAATCACATAAGGTTAAAAAGACTGATTTCAAAAAAGCCTTTAGTTATGCAAAAAAGCAAAAATTATATAATGGTAAAATCAATTATAAGAAATATCAGTTGAGTATTAAGAATATTAAGTAA
- a CDS encoding pyruvate oxidase, translating to MKVRASDKMIDIMSQWGIDNIFGLPGDSVDTTIDAMYRAQNKIKFTHVLHEEVAALSAAAQAKLTGKIGVCLSIGGPGAIHLLNGLYDAKMDHAPVLAILGQVQSKMLNTDFFQEVDTHVLFDDVAVYNKLIMDPQSLPRIVDEAIRTAYSKQGVAVLTIPDDIPDHLIQDNFTANVDNFKIEDYQVDDKEIKAVLDLIKIHSNPIVLAGTGIRNAKKETLEFIEKFKIPIIQTMPAKGMVNDNHPYNLGQLGKLGTKPAFEMMQKADLLIMLGTDYPYAPYLNHKIDAIQVDINGDKLGKRHRVNVAIQGETKEVLSRMIELGEDVKTRPFLDTAINRMAQWRSWMEDVMSKKHTGVLPSKMFRTLSDQAEDNAVFSIDVGTSTAFGARFIDAKSTQKYTISAWLGTMGCALPGAIAAKMNMPNRPVYAMAGDGAFSMVMQDFATAVRYKLPMVITVLNNKLLAFIEYEQQSAGQQNYGIGLPDIDFAKFAEACGGIGVTVTSNEEYVAALKKYKNADKPVLIDAAVTDEAPLPGKIVMDEAKGYAKFGFGHVIDEKSIPQLPPMKEILRSFL from the coding sequence ATGAAAGTACGTGCATCAGATAAAATGATTGATATCATGTCGCAATGGGGAATCGACAACATCTTCGGCTTACCCGGGGATTCAGTTGATACGACGATTGACGCCATGTATCGTGCGCAAAATAAAATAAAATTCACACATGTATTGCATGAAGAAGTAGCCGCATTATCAGCTGCTGCTCAAGCAAAGTTAACAGGTAAAATCGGTGTTTGTTTATCAATCGGTGGGCCTGGAGCAATTCACTTACTCAATGGATTATATGATGCCAAGATGGATCATGCCCCAGTTCTAGCAATTCTTGGACAAGTTCAATCAAAAATGTTGAATACTGACTTCTTCCAAGAAGTTGATACACACGTATTATTTGATGACGTTGCCGTCTATAACAAGTTGATAATGGATCCACAATCATTGCCACGTATAGTTGATGAGGCCATTAGAACAGCTTACTCCAAACAAGGAGTGGCCGTGTTGACCATACCAGATGACATACCAGACCATCTGATCCAGGACAACTTCACTGCTAATGTAGATAACTTCAAAATTGAAGATTATCAAGTTGATGATAAAGAAATCAAAGCAGTACTTGACCTAATCAAGATACATTCTAATCCGATCGTCTTGGCTGGTACAGGTATTCGTAACGCTAAAAAAGAAACACTCGAATTTATCGAAAAATTCAAAATTCCGATCATTCAAACCATGCCCGCAAAAGGGATGGTCAATGATAATCACCCGTATAATCTAGGACAATTAGGTAAACTTGGAACTAAGCCAGCCTTTGAGATGATGCAAAAGGCTGATCTATTAATAATGCTTGGAACCGATTATCCATATGCACCATACTTGAATCATAAGATAGATGCCATTCAAGTTGATATTAATGGTGACAAATTGGGTAAGCGTCATCGTGTCAATGTCGCCATCCAAGGTGAGACCAAAGAAGTACTGAGCAGAATGATTGAGCTAGGTGAAGACGTTAAAACACGTCCATTCTTAGATACCGCCATCAATCGTATGGCACAGTGGCGTTCATGGATGGAAGATGTCATGAGTAAGAAGCATACCGGAGTCTTACCATCCAAGATGTTTCGTACCTTATCCGACCAAGCAGAGGATAATGCTGTCTTCTCAATAGATGTTGGTACCTCAACGGCATTTGGTGCACGATTCATTGACGCCAAAAGTACTCAAAAGTACACTATTTCGGCATGGCTTGGAACCATGGGATGTGCCTTGCCGGGTGCTATTGCGGCCAAGATGAATATGCCAAATAGACCAGTCTATGCCATGGCCGGTGATGGAGCGTTCAGTATGGTCATGCAAGATTTCGCGACCGCAGTCAGATACAAATTGCCAATGGTTATCACCGTGCTCAATAACAAATTACTTGCGTTTATTGAATATGAACAACAATCAGCTGGCCAACAAAATTACGGTATCGGACTACCTGACATAGATTTCGCCAAGTTTGCGGAAGCCTGTGGAGGAATCGGTGTGACCGTCACTTCAAACGAAGAATACGTCGCAGCTCTCAAGAAATATAAGAATGCCGACAAGCCAGTTTTGATCGACGCTGCCGTTACCGATGAGGCACCACTTCCCGGTAAGATTGTTATGGACGAAGCCAAAGGTTATGCCAAGTTTGGATTCGGTCATGTTATCGACGAAAAGTCCATCCCACAATTACCACCAATGAAAGAAATATTACGTTCATTCTTATAA
- a CDS encoding SLAP domain-containing protein encodes MKRNSILLGTAAAILLAPGVLSNVSQQNVDAAALVGTIKRGGGTLYDANGNSILRTLDNFTSWKLGATKSINGVTYYKVATNEYVSASGIQIEGQSAPSATITKTPGYIGTIHKGGALSYDDNGNMTDNSFGNYTSWKLDASKVVNGLTYYRVATNQWILAGDMDVADSTGHAVNNTTSTNTVSASGITKTTGYIGTVGYNNGAYGTTACDDNGNSIGLFYVNNTSWKLTGMKLFNGQAYYRIATNQWLLGSAMSIKDASGNSVGNLSTPVPNSTGIVSMFAAVYNSNGVPTGYVLPQATEWKLGAVVTMNGKQFYKVATDEYVLTTAVKTITATDSGSVLYSGQSLNDHATLYNTESNTLTTDKNPQGTIYNILAIVENSKGKYWFKISPNTWINGLGFMDDSVYEYTTQEPTFAINAIDNTTTTTPTPTDQVKVGTVTNGSTQFFDESTGKYETSGVAEGTSWRVYTIARNNLGEYFFKVGSKEWLNGSHLSLNFNLDNEKIISKPDFGL; translated from the coding sequence ATGAAAAGAAACTCAATACTTCTTGGTACTGCTGCAGCAATCTTACTTGCTCCTGGTGTACTAAGTAATGTTTCACAACAAAATGTCGATGCTGCTGCACTGGTCGGTACGATCAAGCGTGGTGGTGGGACTTTATACGACGCAAATGGTAATTCTATTCTGCGCACTTTGGACAACTTCACTTCTTGGAAGCTCGGCGCTACTAAGTCGATAAATGGTGTTACTTATTATAAGGTAGCAACTAATGAATACGTCTCGGCATCTGGTATCCAGATTGAAGGTCAAAGTGCTCCTAGTGCCACGATTACTAAGACTCCGGGCTATATCGGTACTATTCATAAGGGTGGTGCTTTATCTTATGATGACAATGGTAATATGACTGACAATTCGTTTGGCAATTACACTTCTTGGAAGTTGGACGCTAGCAAGGTCGTCAACGGGTTGACTTATTATCGTGTAGCAACTAATCAGTGGATATTAGCTGGAGACATGGATGTAGCAGACTCCACTGGTCACGCTGTCAATAATACTACCTCTACGAATACTGTAAGCGCGTCTGGTATCACAAAAACTACCGGTTATATTGGAACTGTCGGCTACAACAACGGGGCTTACGGTACGACTGCTTGTGACGATAATGGGAACTCGATCGGTCTATTCTACGTTAACAATACTAGCTGGAAATTGACTGGTATGAAGTTGTTCAACGGTCAGGCTTACTATCGCATCGCGACTAATCAGTGGTTACTTGGTAGTGCTATGTCGATCAAGGATGCTTCGGGGAATTCGGTCGGTAATCTAAGCACGCCTGTTCCCAACTCGACTGGTATTGTCTCAATGTTCGCTGCTGTCTACAATAGTAATGGGGTCCCTACTGGTTATGTCCTTCCGCAAGCAACTGAGTGGAAGCTTGGTGCTGTGGTTACGATGAATGGCAAGCAGTTCTACAAGGTGGCTACTGACGAATATGTCTTAACTACTGCGGTCAAGACGATAACTGCGACTGATTCTGGTAGTGTGCTCTACTCTGGTCAGTCCCTAAATGACCATGCGACTCTTTACAACACTGAGTCCAACACTTTAACCACCGACAAGAATCCTCAAGGTACTATCTACAACATTCTTGCTATTGTGGAGAATTCTAAGGGCAAATATTGGTTCAAGATATCTCCTAACACTTGGATCAATGGTCTTGGTTTCATGGATGATTCTGTATACGAGTACACGACTCAAGAGCCTACGTTTGCGATTAACGCTATTGATAACACTACAACAACTACTCCTACTCCAACTGACCAGGTCAAGGTTGGTACGGTAACTAATGGTTCAACTCAATTCTTCGATGAGTCAACTGGCAAGTATGAGACAAGTGGTGTCGCTGAGGGCACTAGTTGGCGTGTATACACGATTGCAAGAAACAATCTTGGTGAGTACTTCTTCAAGGTTGGATCTAAGGAGTGGCTCAATGGGTCACATTTGAGCTTGAACTTTAATTTGGATAATGAAAAGATCATTAGTAAGCCTGACTTTGGGTTATAA
- a CDS encoding aspartate aminotransferase family protein: MDTKKVDQNHLADHRLIQRENKYYAKASRMDYFDLVIDHAHDATLVDVDGNEYIDVLASASAVNVGHTNEKVVKAIQDQAEKLVHYTPGYFHHQPEQQLAERLAKLVPGEPKQVTFGNSGSDANDAIIKFSRAYTKRPYIVSFMDSYHGSTYGSMTLSGVSLNMTRNMGPMLPDVVHVPYPDLYRTEPGESEHDVSLRYFDEFKKPFETFLPVEEVACVLIEPIQGDGGIRKAPEEYMQLLYKFCHDNGILFAVDEVNQGIGRTGKMWSIQQFKDIEPDLMSVGKSLASGMPLSAVIGKKKVMESLDSPAHVFTTSGNPVCCAAALATLDVLDEKDLLEKSVEDGKYVEEQFLKLKDKYEEIGDVRFYGLDGGIELVTDKKSKTPNPDFANKVIYYAFEHGVVIITLKNNILRFQPPLVITREQLDKVLNVLEKAIVAAENDEVDVPDEDSMGW, encoded by the coding sequence ATGGATACAAAAAAAGTAGATCAGAATCATTTGGCTGATCACCGACTGATTCAGCGCGAGAATAAGTACTACGCTAAAGCTTCTCGTATGGATTACTTTGATTTAGTCATTGACCATGCGCACGATGCGACACTTGTCGATGTTGACGGAAATGAGTATATTGACGTCCTGGCAAGCGCATCAGCAGTTAACGTAGGACATACAAATGAAAAAGTGGTCAAAGCAATACAAGACCAAGCTGAGAAATTAGTGCATTACACACCAGGATACTTTCATCATCAACCGGAGCAACAGCTGGCCGAACGACTAGCCAAACTAGTGCCCGGTGAGCCCAAACAAGTGACTTTTGGTAATTCAGGTTCTGATGCCAATGATGCAATCATCAAATTCTCACGAGCTTACACAAAACGTCCATATATCGTGTCATTCATGGATTCGTATCATGGTTCGACTTATGGCTCAATGACACTTTCTGGTGTCAGCCTTAATATGACTAGGAACATGGGACCAATGCTTCCAGATGTTGTCCACGTTCCATATCCAGATCTGTATCGTACAGAACCCGGAGAAAGTGAACATGATGTTTCATTGAGATATTTTGATGAATTCAAGAAACCCTTTGAGACATTCCTTCCCGTTGAGGAAGTAGCCTGTGTTCTAATCGAGCCTATTCAAGGTGACGGAGGTATTCGCAAAGCTCCAGAAGAATATATGCAACTATTGTATAAATTCTGTCATGATAACGGAATCTTGTTCGCAGTAGATGAAGTCAATCAAGGCATCGGACGTACCGGTAAAATGTGGAGTATCCAACAATTCAAAGACATCGAACCCGACTTGATGTCCGTTGGAAAGTCTTTAGCATCAGGCATGCCACTGAGTGCCGTGATCGGTAAGAAGAAAGTAATGGAGAGCCTAGACTCACCAGCCCACGTCTTCACGACTTCAGGCAACCCAGTATGTTGTGCAGCCGCACTTGCCACACTAGACGTGCTAGATGAAAAAGACCTGTTGGAAAAGTCAGTAGAAGATGGCAAATACGTCGAAGAACAATTCCTCAAACTCAAAGATAAGTACGAAGAAATCGGAGACGTAAGATTCTACGGATTAGATGGCGGGATAGAACTAGTAACCGACAAGAAAAGTAAAACACCAAATCCAGACTTCGCTAACAAAGTAATCTATTACGCCTTCGAACACGGAGTAGTAATCATAACATTGAAAAATAACATCTTAAGATTCCAGCCACCATTGGTAATTACAAGAGAACAACTCGACAAAGTACTAAACGTCCTCGAAAAAGCCATAGTTGCTGCAGAAAATGATGAAGTTGATGTACCGGATGAGGATAGTATGGGCTGGTAA
- a CDS encoding APC family permease, with product MSGFFKRLTLKEDPSIYEDKDSHLVRVLTVKDFLALGVGTIVSTSIFTLPGVVAAQHAGPAVAISFLVAAIVAGLVAFAYAEMAAAMPFAGSAYSWINVMFGEFFGWVAGWALLAEYFIAVAFVASGLSANFRGLLVPLGLKLPNSVSNTMGVNGGILDIVAVIVLVAVALLLSRGVSGAAKVENILVILKVLAILAFIVVGLTAIHVQNYFPFIPKYHVNADGTAFGGWQGIYAGVSMIFLSYIGFDSIAANSAEAKNPGKTMPRGILGSLAIAVVLFVAVALVLVGMFKYSDYANNAEPVGWALRQAGHPIVASTIQAVAVVGMFTALIGMMLAGSRLIYSFGRDGMLPAWLGKLNKNNLPNHALFTLTFIGVIIGALCPFAFLAQLISAGTLIAFMFVSLGIYALRRREGKDIAVPAFKMPFYPVMPALAFIGALFVFWGLDYEAKLYAGIWFAIGLVVYFAYGMNHSFLGKKEKEKQNKAK from the coding sequence ATGAGTGGTTTTTTTAAACGATTAACATTAAAGGAAGATCCGAGTATTTATGAAGATAAAGACTCACACCTAGTACGAGTACTAACCGTTAAGGACTTCTTAGCGTTAGGTGTCGGGACAATCGTCTCCACATCAATCTTCACATTACCCGGAGTTGTTGCTGCACAACATGCCGGTCCAGCAGTTGCAATTTCGTTCCTAGTTGCTGCTATCGTCGCTGGTTTAGTTGCCTTTGCATATGCAGAGATGGCCGCAGCCATGCCTTTTGCGGGGTCTGCGTATTCGTGGATCAACGTAATGTTCGGTGAGTTCTTTGGTTGGGTAGCAGGTTGGGCCTTGTTGGCTGAGTATTTCATTGCCGTGGCCTTTGTTGCGTCAGGATTGTCGGCCAACTTCAGAGGACTATTAGTTCCACTAGGGCTCAAACTTCCTAATTCCGTTTCCAATACCATGGGAGTTAACGGCGGAATTCTTGATATTGTTGCCGTGATCGTTCTAGTGGCCGTGGCACTGTTGTTATCCAGAGGTGTTTCAGGAGCCGCCAAAGTTGAAAATATCTTGGTTATCCTCAAAGTTCTAGCCATCTTGGCATTTATTGTCGTTGGTTTAACAGCCATTCATGTACAGAATTACTTCCCATTTATTCCCAAATATCACGTCAACGCTGATGGTACTGCCTTTGGTGGTTGGCAAGGAATCTATGCCGGAGTTTCAATGATCTTCCTATCATATATCGGATTTGATTCAATCGCTGCCAATTCAGCGGAAGCTAAGAATCCCGGCAAAACAATGCCTCGTGGTATTCTTGGTTCACTTGCTATTGCCGTTGTCTTGTTCGTTGCCGTTGCCTTAGTTCTAGTCGGGATGTTCAAATATTCTGACTATGCAAATAACGCCGAACCAGTTGGCTGGGCCTTACGTCAAGCCGGACACCCAATCGTTGCCAGTACCATTCAAGCCGTTGCCGTTGTTGGTATGTTTACAGCCTTGATAGGTATGATGCTAGCAGGTTCACGTTTGATCTATTCATTCGGACGTGACGGAATGTTGCCAGCTTGGTTAGGTAAGTTGAACAAGAATAATCTACCAAATCACGCACTATTCACATTGACATTTATCGGAGTTATCATCGGAGCACTTTGCCCATTTGCGTTCTTAGCACAATTGATCTCCGCAGGTACCTTGATTGCCTTTATGTTCGTTTCACTTGGAATCTATGCCTTGCGTAGAAGAGAAGGTAAGGACATAGCAGTTCCAGCCTTCAAGATGCCATTTTACCCAGTAATGCCAGCACTAGCCTTTATAGGTGCATTGTTTGTATTCTGGGGATTAGATTACGAAGCCAAGTTGTATGCAGGAATCTGGTTCGCTATCGGATTAGTTGTGTATTTCGCATACGGGATGAATCATTCATTCCTTGGTAAGAAGGAAAAAGAAAAACAAAATAAGGCAAAATAA
- a CDS encoding DUF2922 domain-containing protein, with protein sequence MKKLQLTFKTAEGHKKDLVFNYVREDLDAPTVKKAMDEIIASKLFEKNSVQLYTEVVAAKYVERVETGILEKDLAI encoded by the coding sequence ATGAAAAAACTACAACTAACATTCAAAACAGCAGAAGGCCACAAAAAGGACCTAGTATTCAACTATGTGCGTGAAGACCTAGATGCACCCACAGTCAAAAAGGCCATGGATGAAATCATCGCTAGTAAGCTATTTGAAAAGAACAGCGTCCAACTTTATACAGAAGTGGTTGCTGCCAAATATGTGGAACGTGTTGAAACGGGTATTTTGGAAAAAGATTTGGCCATTTAA